From Demequina lutea, a single genomic window includes:
- the mnmA gene encoding tRNA 2-thiouridine(34) synthase MnmA: MRVLAALSGGVDSAVAAARAVDAGHEVVGVHMALSRNRDEYRTGSRGCCSVEDSNDARRAADKLGIPYYVWDLSDEFHDLVVTDFLSEYSKGRTPNPCVRCNEHIKFDTLLARADALGFDAVATGHYARIVIRDDGIRELHRAADAAKDQSYVLAVMGPQKLARAMFPLGEISSKSEVRAEAAARGLGVSNKPDSYDICFVADGDTKGFLERALGQNEGEIVDETGEVVGAHTGAYAYTVGQRKGLRLPRPAADGAPRYVTEVDTARNVVVVGPETLLSVRQLVGEDVVWLAPDVPAADPTPCLAQVRAHGEPVAGTVTLAGDRMLVELDQPMRGVAAGQSLVVYQGTRVIAQATIAKREV; the protein is encoded by the coding sequence ATGCGCGTTCTTGCAGCCTTGTCGGGCGGAGTCGACTCCGCCGTGGCTGCCGCGCGCGCGGTCGACGCGGGGCACGAGGTCGTCGGCGTCCACATGGCGCTCAGTCGTAACCGCGACGAGTACCGCACGGGATCGCGGGGCTGCTGCTCGGTCGAGGACAGCAACGATGCGCGTCGCGCCGCGGACAAGCTGGGCATCCCGTACTACGTGTGGGACCTGAGCGACGAGTTCCACGACCTCGTGGTGACCGACTTCCTGAGCGAGTACTCAAAGGGCCGCACTCCCAACCCCTGCGTGCGCTGCAACGAGCACATCAAGTTCGACACGCTGCTCGCACGGGCCGACGCACTTGGCTTCGATGCGGTGGCGACGGGTCACTACGCCCGCATTGTGATCCGTGACGACGGGATCCGTGAGCTGCACAGGGCGGCCGATGCCGCCAAGGACCAGTCGTACGTGCTGGCCGTCATGGGGCCGCAAAAGTTGGCGCGGGCGATGTTCCCCCTCGGGGAAATCTCTTCCAAGTCGGAGGTGCGTGCCGAGGCCGCCGCGCGCGGGCTGGGTGTCAGCAACAAGCCCGACTCGTACGACATCTGCTTCGTGGCCGACGGCGACACCAAGGGCTTCCTTGAGCGTGCCCTGGGCCAGAACGAGGGCGAGATCGTCGATGAAACCGGCGAGGTCGTCGGCGCTCACACCGGCGCCTACGCGTACACGGTGGGCCAACGCAAGGGCTTGCGACTGCCGCGCCCTGCGGCCGACGGTGCGCCCCGCTATGTCACCGAGGTTGATACCGCGCGCAATGTCGTGGTGGTCGGTCCCGAGACGCTGTTATCGGTCCGTCAACTTGTCGGCGAGGACGTCGTGTGGCTCGCCCCAGACGTTCCCGCGGCCGACCCGACGCCCTGCCTGGCGCAAGTGAGGGCACATGGCGAGCCGGTCGCAGGGACCGTGACGCTCGCAGGTGACCGGATGCTCGTCGAACTCGATCAACCGATGCGAGGGGTCGCAGCGGGGCAGTCGTTGGTGGTCTACCAAGGGACCCGAGTGATCGCGCAAGCGACCATCGCCAAGCGCGAGGTCTAG
- a CDS encoding electron transfer flavoprotein subunit alpha/FixB family protein, with product MTATVAVLVEHRDSESAGSGIAQPSFEALTLARTIGRPIAVWMGEQPPADAVAALGAYGAEEVRVLAIGERARHPKTAAAALAAATGDAALVLMVSTFVNKEIATHLALATGAGVVVDAAGAEMVDGRVEALQTVFAATWNVRTRVNADRAIVALRPNTTKAEPAATAGAAELVGVLAALPKMRETLASVTPVAREEGVPLSEAAVVVSGGRGTSGDYTLVRELADVLGAAVGASRDATDEGWISHEHMVGQTGVTVTPALYVACGISGAVHHRGGMQASGTIVAVNIDPDAPIFEIADFGVVGDLGDVLPQAIAALKAARLA from the coding sequence ATGACCGCGACCGTTGCCGTGCTCGTGGAGCACCGCGATTCCGAGAGTGCCGGATCCGGCATCGCTCAGCCCTCTTTCGAGGCGCTGACGCTCGCCCGCACGATTGGGCGTCCCATTGCCGTGTGGATGGGTGAGCAACCTCCCGCCGATGCGGTGGCCGCCTTGGGTGCGTACGGCGCGGAGGAGGTGCGCGTCCTCGCGATCGGCGAGCGGGCGCGTCACCCCAAGACCGCCGCGGCCGCGCTTGCCGCCGCGACGGGCGATGCCGCGCTCGTGCTGATGGTGTCGACGTTCGTCAATAAGGAGATCGCCACGCACCTCGCGCTCGCGACTGGTGCGGGCGTCGTCGTCGATGCCGCAGGTGCCGAGATGGTCGACGGGCGCGTCGAGGCGCTGCAGACGGTATTCGCCGCCACGTGGAACGTGCGCACGCGCGTCAACGCGGACCGTGCGATCGTCGCCTTGCGGCCCAACACGACCAAGGCCGAGCCTGCCGCGACCGCGGGAGCCGCCGAGCTCGTCGGCGTGCTCGCTGCCCTTCCTAAGATGCGCGAGACGCTCGCCTCGGTGACCCCCGTGGCGCGAGAGGAGGGCGTGCCTCTGTCGGAGGCCGCCGTCGTCGTTTCGGGCGGTCGAGGCACGAGCGGCGACTACACGCTCGTGCGCGAACTGGCCGACGTGCTCGGCGCGGCCGTGGGAGCGTCCCGCGACGCGACCGACGAGGGCTGGATCAGCCATGAACACATGGTGGGTCAGACGGGCGTGACGGTGACTCCCGCGCTGTACGTCGCGTGCGGAATCTCCGGAGCGGTGCACCACCGTGGAGGGATGCAGGCCTCCGGAACGATCGTGGCCGTCAACATCGACCCCGATGCGCCGATCTTCGAGATTGCGGACTTCGGCGTCGTCGGGGATCTGGGCGACGTACTGCCGCAAGCGATCGCCGCCCTGAAGGCGGCTCGCCTAGCCTGA
- a CDS encoding cysteine desulfurase family protein, which yields MRHYLDHAATTPMRPAAREAWLEASEEGGNPSSLHAAGRQARARLEDARERIAASLGAHPTEVVFTSGATEANNLAIKGGVWASIDADPGRRRLVTTQVEHHASLDPARWLAVGHQVPVVELAVDATGLLGLDALAREFDGHASQTALVSVQWVNNEVGTVQPIGAVVALATSAGVPVHSDAAQAIAYEGVDFAASGLATMAVSAHKFGGPVGVGALVARRDVRLVPLNHGGGQERRVRSGTLDVPGAVAFAVALEQAVATREVERARLTRLATRLIEGVGTSCPTGVLSGPEPGTSRPTSGGGVGVRAPHIVHFAFPGANADALLYGLDSRCIDASQGSACTAGVVQASHVLIAMGRSEADATSTIRFSLGWTSTEADVDAVIAVIPEVVERARR from the coding sequence ATGCGCCACTACCTCGACCACGCCGCGACCACGCCGATGCGGCCGGCCGCGCGCGAGGCCTGGCTCGAGGCCTCCGAGGAGGGCGGCAATCCCTCGTCGCTGCACGCTGCGGGTCGCCAGGCCCGGGCGCGGCTCGAGGACGCGCGCGAGCGCATCGCTGCGTCTCTGGGTGCACATCCCACCGAGGTGGTATTCACATCGGGTGCGACTGAGGCCAATAATCTTGCGATCAAGGGCGGGGTGTGGGCCAGCATCGATGCCGATCCCGGCCGCCGTCGCCTCGTCACCACGCAAGTGGAGCATCACGCCTCCTTGGACCCAGCTAGGTGGCTCGCAGTGGGTCATCAGGTACCCGTGGTCGAGCTCGCCGTGGACGCGACGGGGCTACTGGGGCTCGACGCTCTTGCGCGGGAGTTTGACGGGCATGCGTCGCAGACCGCACTTGTGTCGGTGCAGTGGGTCAACAACGAGGTGGGGACCGTGCAGCCGATCGGGGCGGTGGTCGCGCTCGCGACGAGCGCGGGGGTTCCTGTCCACAGTGACGCGGCCCAAGCGATCGCGTATGAGGGTGTGGACTTCGCGGCGAGCGGACTCGCGACGATGGCCGTAAGCGCACACAAGTTTGGCGGCCCGGTTGGTGTTGGGGCCCTTGTCGCACGGCGCGATGTCCGGCTCGTGCCCCTGAACCATGGGGGCGGGCAAGAAAGGCGCGTGAGATCGGGAACCCTCGACGTCCCCGGTGCGGTGGCATTTGCCGTCGCGCTTGAGCAGGCGGTGGCGACGCGCGAGGTCGAGCGCGCACGGCTCACTCGGCTCGCGACGCGCCTGATCGAGGGTGTGGGTACCTCTTGCCCCACTGGGGTGCTGAGTGGCCCCGAACCGGGTACCTCACGGCCCACTTCCGGAGGTGGAGTAGGCGTGCGGGCGCCGCACATCGTGCACTTCGCGTTCCCAGGCGCGAACGCCGACGCTTTGCTCTACGGCCTCGACTCCCGCTGCATCGACGCGTCCCAGGGTTCCGCATGCACCGCCGGAGTGGTGCAGGCGAGCCATGTGTTGATTGCCATGGGTCGTTCCGAGGCTGACGCGACGTCGACCATCAGATTCTCGCTCGGCTGGACGTCGACGGAGGCGGACGTCGATGCCGTGATTGCGGTGATCCCGGAAGTGGTCGAAAGGGCGAGGCGCTAG
- a CDS encoding carbohydrate ABC transporter permease, giving the protein MAPRTRKPRGAGRPSNFVYVVLGVVILGSLFPFYWSFLIGSGNSYTINDPNMSWWPGGNFLHNASYVINSPSVHFWKALGNSLIVSLTVSTSTVALSTLAGFAFAKLRFKGSGPLLIAVIATMAVPVQLGVVPLYILMQKYGWTGHLGAVIIPALVTAFGVFWMTQYLTQSLPTELIEASRVDGCSMIRVFWHVALPAARPAAAMLGLFTFVATWNNFFWPFIVLNNQNPTLPVALRLLQAEKFTDYSLVLAGVVLATIPLLLLFLFAGKQLIAGIMQGAVKG; this is encoded by the coding sequence ATGGCGCCCAGGACCAGGAAGCCCCGCGGCGCCGGGCGCCCGTCGAACTTCGTCTATGTCGTGTTGGGCGTGGTGATTCTGGGCTCGTTGTTCCCCTTCTACTGGTCGTTCCTGATCGGTTCCGGTAACTCGTACACCATCAACGATCCCAACATGTCGTGGTGGCCGGGAGGCAACTTCCTGCACAACGCCTCTTATGTGATCAACAGCCCCTCCGTCCACTTCTGGAAGGCGCTCGGCAACTCCTTGATCGTGTCGCTGACGGTGTCGACGAGCACCGTGGCGCTGTCTACGTTGGCCGGCTTCGCATTCGCAAAGCTGCGGTTCAAGGGCTCCGGCCCGTTGCTCATTGCCGTGATTGCGACGATGGCCGTTCCGGTGCAACTTGGCGTGGTTCCGCTGTACATCCTCATGCAGAAGTACGGCTGGACCGGGCACCTCGGCGCGGTCATCATTCCGGCCTTGGTGACGGCGTTCGGCGTGTTCTGGATGACGCAGTACTTGACACAGTCGCTGCCCACCGAGTTGATCGAGGCGTCGCGCGTTGACGGATGTTCCATGATTCGTGTCTTCTGGCACGTGGCACTTCCCGCCGCGCGTCCGGCGGCGGCGATGCTCGGGCTGTTCACCTTCGTGGCCACGTGGAACAACTTCTTCTGGCCATTCATCGTGCTTAACAACCAGAACCCGACGTTGCCGGTGGCGCTGCGCTTGCTTCAAGCAGAGAAGTTCACGGACTACTCGTTGGTCTTGGCTGGCGTGGTACTGGCGACGATTCCGCTTCTCCTGCTCTTCTTGTTCGCAGGCAAGCAACTGATCGCTGGCATCATGCAGGGTGCTGTGAAGGGCTAA
- a CDS encoding carbohydrate ABC transporter permease: protein MSSITTEPDGVKTPGDRSRTKLPLTWRQRRGRWDVKYSPYLYIAPFFLVFAITGLFPILYTAFISMQNWDHIRGTGTFVGLQQFSWVLHDPNFWKAMRNTFSIFLLSSVPQIVAATLIAAMLDQNLRAKTFWRMGVLLPYVVAPIAVALIFSNMFGDQHGLINNTLADFGISPILWHTSVIPSHMAIATMVNFRWTGYNTLILLAAMQAVPRDLYEAAEVDGAGAVRRFISLTIPQIRPTFVFVIIMSTIGGLQIFEEPLIYDPFGRGGANKQWLTITLYMYNMGWLDFNFGRAAAVAWLLFVLIMIITLINTWVARRFVSGEDAVKKSKKVSQKIAQVGGK, encoded by the coding sequence ATGTCAAGCATCACTACTGAGCCTGACGGCGTGAAGACTCCCGGGGACCGGTCGCGCACCAAACTGCCGCTCACGTGGCGGCAGCGTCGCGGACGTTGGGACGTCAAGTATTCGCCGTACCTGTACATCGCCCCGTTCTTTCTCGTCTTTGCCATCACCGGGCTCTTCCCGATCCTGTACACCGCCTTCATCTCGATGCAGAACTGGGACCACATTCGTGGAACGGGAACCTTTGTCGGTCTGCAGCAGTTCTCGTGGGTCCTTCACGACCCGAACTTCTGGAAGGCCATGCGCAACACCTTCTCGATCTTCTTGTTGTCGTCCGTGCCCCAGATTGTCGCCGCCACGCTGATCGCCGCGATGCTCGACCAGAATTTGCGCGCCAAGACCTTCTGGAGAATGGGCGTTCTGTTGCCCTACGTGGTGGCACCTATCGCCGTGGCGTTGATCTTCTCCAACATGTTCGGCGACCAGCACGGACTCATCAACAACACTCTCGCTGACTTCGGTATCAGCCCGATCCTGTGGCACACCAGCGTGATTCCCAGCCATATGGCGATCGCCACGATGGTGAACTTCAGATGGACTGGCTACAACACCCTCATCTTGCTCGCGGCCATGCAAGCCGTCCCTCGAGACCTCTACGAGGCCGCCGAGGTCGACGGAGCTGGCGCGGTGCGTCGCTTCATTTCCTTGACGATTCCGCAGATCAGGCCCACGTTCGTCTTCGTGATCATCATGTCCACCATCGGTGGCTTGCAGATCTTTGAGGAGCCGTTGATCTACGACCCATTCGGTCGTGGTGGGGCAAACAAACAGTGGCTCACGATCACGCTGTACATGTACAACATGGGTTGGCTCGACTTCAACTTTGGTCGTGCGGCCGCGGTTGCTTGGCTGCTGTTCGTGCTCATTATGATCATCACGCTGATCAATACCTGGGTGGCTCGTAGGTTTGTCTCCGGCGAAGACGCCGTGAAGAAGTCCAAAAAGGTATCGCAGAAGATCGCTCAAGTAGGAGGCAAGTAA
- a CDS encoding PLDc N-terminal domain-containing protein: MNSSIPWAGLIPVAVLIVGFMIYCIVDIARHDVKHLPKWAWIVISCASIPVGGIIYLLVGRDSNRS; encoded by the coding sequence ATGAACTCCAGCATTCCCTGGGCGGGACTGATCCCCGTAGCCGTCCTGATCGTCGGCTTCATGATCTATTGCATCGTCGATATCGCGCGCCACGACGTGAAGCACCTCCCGAAGTGGGCCTGGATCGTGATCTCCTGCGCGAGCATCCCGGTGGGAGGAATCATCTACCTGCTCGTCGGCCGAGACTCGAACCGCTCATGA
- a CDS encoding ABC transporter ATP-binding protein: MIRTHGLVKRYGTHAALDGVDLEVPAGSVYGLAGPNGAGKTTLLGILAGLRKATEGEVTVAAETGEVAVLPDTPRFDPWLTGREVVALALTLGSGTHSVTTREDAERVDEVLEQSGLTDAARRRCGGYSRGMLQRLGIASTLVARPSLILLDEPASALDPQGRREVLDLINTLRGHATVLFSSHILGDVQEVCDTVGILHHGRLLFQGPLSDLLVGRAVPRYELRVRDGADAVAGALSREAWVSSATAAEGGIVHVEVRSLADAERHLMGALAATGASVVSMRPEEVSLERAFLELTS, from the coding sequence ATGATCCGCACGCACGGGCTGGTCAAGCGCTACGGCACCCACGCGGCCCTCGATGGCGTCGACCTGGAGGTACCGGCCGGTTCGGTGTACGGACTCGCAGGGCCCAACGGCGCAGGCAAGACCACGCTGCTCGGAATCCTGGCGGGCCTCAGGAAGGCGACGGAGGGCGAGGTGACTGTCGCAGCGGAGACCGGCGAGGTCGCGGTGCTCCCCGACACTCCGCGTTTCGACCCGTGGCTCACGGGTAGGGAGGTGGTCGCGCTGGCGCTCACGCTCGGTTCGGGGACTCACTCCGTGACGACCCGCGAGGACGCAGAGCGAGTCGACGAGGTCCTCGAGCAGTCGGGGTTGACGGACGCCGCGCGACGGCGCTGCGGCGGCTACTCGCGCGGCATGCTCCAACGTCTCGGGATCGCCTCCACCCTGGTGGCGCGGCCCTCGCTGATCCTGCTCGACGAGCCCGCCTCCGCCCTCGACCCGCAAGGCAGACGGGAGGTGCTCGACCTCATCAACACGCTGCGCGGCCACGCGACGGTGCTGTTTTCAAGCCACATCCTTGGCGACGTCCAAGAGGTGTGCGACACCGTCGGGATCCTGCACCACGGCCGACTGCTGTTCCAGGGCCCGCTTTCCGATCTGCTCGTGGGACGGGCCGTGCCTCGGTACGAGCTGCGCGTCAGGGACGGGGCCGATGCCGTCGCGGGCGCCCTTTCGCGAGAGGCCTGGGTGAGTTCCGCTACGGCGGCAGAAGGAGGAATCGTGCACGTCGAAGTCAGATCGCTTGCCGACGCCGAACGCCACCTGATGGGCGCGCTCGCCGCGACCGGGGCCTCGGTGGTGTCCATGCGGCCGGAAGAGGTATCGCTCGAGCGCGCATTCCTGGAGCTGACCTCATGA
- a CDS encoding oxidoreductase, whose translation MATWLITGCSTGIGRATVEAVARRGHTVVATARRPETLDDLAAAYPDLVVPLALDVTEEASVDAAVSAALTAVGPVDVLVNNAGIGYFSTIEESDAGDVRAMMEANFWGVARVTTALLPHFRERRAGHILTVSSIAGVRGSVGLGYYCATKFAVSGFMESLAAEVGHLGIKVTVIEPGPVRSLWIPSGAKKEEILPDYEAVMRPFWDRINGLPGKQPGSPEALAEAMLALVDAGEPPLHFIAGAHALAGTRTKIERLTADVDTWENLTRSVDRPAG comes from the coding sequence ATGGCCACCTGGCTCATCACCGGCTGCTCAACTGGCATCGGCCGTGCCACTGTGGAGGCGGTCGCTCGCCGCGGTCACACCGTGGTGGCGACGGCCCGACGGCCCGAAACCCTCGACGACCTCGCCGCAGCGTATCCAGACCTCGTGGTCCCCCTCGCCCTCGACGTCACGGAGGAAGCATCGGTCGACGCGGCGGTCAGCGCGGCCCTCACCGCCGTCGGGCCCGTCGACGTCTTGGTCAACAACGCTGGTATTGGATACTTTTCGACGATCGAGGAGTCGGACGCCGGCGACGTGCGCGCCATGATGGAGGCCAACTTCTGGGGTGTGGCCCGCGTGACAACGGCGCTGCTCCCGCACTTCCGCGAACGCCGCGCCGGCCACATCCTCACCGTCTCATCGATCGCCGGAGTGCGCGGCTCGGTGGGCCTCGGCTACTACTGCGCGACCAAGTTTGCGGTGTCCGGTTTCATGGAGTCGCTCGCCGCGGAGGTGGGACATCTCGGCATCAAGGTCACCGTGATAGAGCCCGGCCCCGTTCGCTCACTGTGGATTCCCTCGGGCGCGAAAAAGGAAGAAATCCTCCCCGACTACGAGGCCGTGATGCGCCCGTTCTGGGACCGCATCAACGGACTACCCGGAAAACAACCGGGATCGCCCGAGGCCCTCGCGGAGGCCATGCTCGCACTGGTCGACGCCGGCGAGCCCCCTCTTCACTTCATTGCGGGAGCGCACGCGCTCGCGGGGACTCGCACCAAGATCGAACGCCTCACGGCCGACGTCGACACCTGGGAAAACCTCACGCGTTCCGTCGATCGCCCCGCGGGCTAG
- a CDS encoding DUF1003 domain-containing protein, producing MTPNKTTSARVVRAKNWHQAHKEHLTSGERAADSMRNFMGSWGFVTGFIVFMILWATANSVAKGWDPYPFILLNLFLSMLAGMQGAILLIAARRQDAIAAALAQHDYDTNVAAKKDIEMLLAINNRQVEMIEELHALVTKLSAK from the coding sequence ATGACGCCGAACAAGACCACCAGTGCCCGTGTAGTCCGCGCCAAGAACTGGCACCAGGCGCACAAGGAGCACCTCACTTCAGGCGAACGGGCCGCCGACTCCATGCGCAACTTCATGGGCAGTTGGGGCTTCGTCACCGGCTTCATCGTGTTCATGATCCTGTGGGCCACCGCCAATTCGGTCGCGAAGGGCTGGGACCCGTATCCGTTCATCCTGCTCAACCTGTTCCTGAGCATGCTGGCAGGAATGCAGGGTGCCATCCTGCTGATCGCCGCCAGGCGGCAGGATGCCATCGCGGCCGCACTCGCCCAGCACGACTACGACACCAATGTGGCAGCCAAGAAGGACATCGAGATGCTGCTCGCCATCAACAACCGTCAGGTCGAGATGATCGAAGAATTGCACGCGCTCGTGACAAAGCTGAGCGCTAAGTAG